In one window of Chitinophagales bacterium DNA:
- the rpmA gene encoding 50S ribosomal protein L27 has protein sequence MAHKKGEGSVKNGRDSQSKRLGVKIYGGQPAAAGNVLVRQRGTQYHPGKNVGVGRDFTLFALADGVVEFRKGRNDKTTVSVQPVEATA, from the coding sequence ATGGCACACAAAAAAGGTGAAGGTAGTGTAAAGAACGGTCGCGACTCACAAAGCAAGCGTCTCGGTGTAAAGATATATGGTGGTCAGCCTGCAGCTGCAGGTAATGTACTCGTTCGTCAGCGTGGTACACAATACCATCCTGGTAAGAACGTAGGTGTAGGCAGAGACTTTACTCTGTTCGCATTAGCAGACGGTGTTGTTGAATTCCGCAAGGGTCGCAACGACAAAACAACCGTTTCTGTACAGCCCGTTGAAGCTACTGCATAA